A single genomic interval of Corvus cornix cornix isolate S_Up_H32 chromosome 11, ASM73873v5, whole genome shotgun sequence harbors:
- the RNF166 gene encoding E3 ubiquitin-protein ligase RNF166 isoform X1, with amino-acid sequence MFRSLLVAAAQRPQGSAGPPRTAPGPGPGAAAEALEAQFSCPICLEVFHRAVGIAGCGHTFCGECLQPCLQVPSPLCPLCRVPFDPKKVEKASSVEKQLSSYKAPCRGCSKKVTLAKMRSHVSSCAKVQEQMANCPKFVPVVPTSQPIPSNIPNRSTFVCPYCGARNLDQQELVKHCMENHRNDPNKVVCPVCSAMPWGDPSYKSANFLQHLLHRHKFSYDTFVDYNIDEEAALQAALALSLSEN; translated from the exons aTGTTCCGGAGCCTGCTGGTGGCGGCGGCGCAGCGGCCGCAGGGCTCGGCCGGGCCCCCCCGCACCGCccccgggcccgggcccggggccgcggccgAGGCGCTGGAGGCGCAGTTCAGCTGTCCCATCTGCCTCGAGGTTTTCCACCGCGCCGTCGGCATCGCGGGCTGCGGGCACAC GTTTTGTGGGGAatgcctgcagccctgcctgcaggtgCCCTCCCCGCTGTGCCCGCTCTGCCGCGTGCCCTTCGACCCCAAAAAGGTGGAGAAGGCTTCCAGCGTGGAGAAACAGCTCTCGTCCTACAAGGCtccctgcaggggctgcagcaagAAG gtgaCCCTGGCCAAAATGCGCTCTCACGTCTCGTCCTGCGCCAAGGTGCAGGAGCAGATGGCCAACTGCCCCAAGTTTGTTCCAGTTGTCCCCACATCCCAGCCTATTCCCAG caacATTCCCAACCGCTCCACGTTCGTGTGTCCGTACTGCGGGGCCCGGAACCTGgaccagcaggagctggtgaagCACTGCATGGAAAACCACCGGAATGACCCCAACAAAGTG GTGTGCCCGGTGTGCTCGGCCATGCCCTGGGGCGATCCCAGCTACAAGAGTGCCAacttcctgcagcacctgctccacAGGCACAAGTTCTCCTACGACACCTTCGTG GATTACAACATCGATGAGGAGGCAGCGTTGCAGGCGGCCCTGGCTCTGTCCCTCTCTGAGAACTGA
- the CTU2 gene encoding cytoplasmic tRNA 2-thiolation protein 2, with translation MKCGQGTAALVIRVGDPFCRGCFREYFVHKFRAMLGKNRVIFPGEKVLLAVSGGPASSAMVRQVQEGLSREAAKRLRFVPGLVYVEEGAVRRQSPEQREQTLAQMETLLQATGFPYHVIHLEEALQLPPSILQPGLERSGPSGPSYKEAVDSFIQQQRQDGDSGTSLPGHSTQDTPAGSPATPRLPDAAQTQELLRGFEAAGTATAREELLQMLRTHLIVQTARDRGYAKVMMGESLTRVAIKLLTNLSLGRGAFLAVDTGFTDQRHGDVMVVRPMRDYTAKEIAFYNRFFSVPTVSVPPLFTKRREKPSIHQLVERFLLGLQEEFPSTISTVYRTGEKLSPEPAKASSESQRCLLCLCGLDTDGEEELALEPTLILEKPGEGTESKAAYIPLLCYSCRLTFKELGPLATLPPYVRAEGQRRIRRAEMEQNQENQESSKS, from the exons ATGAAGTGCGGGCAGGGCACGGCCGCCCTCGTCATCCGCGTCGGGGACCCCTTCTGCCG cGGCTGCTTCCGTGAGTACTTCGTGCACAAGTTCCGAGCCATGCTGGGCAAGAACCGCGTCATCTTCCCGGGAGAGAAG gtgctgctggcagtgtcAGGGGGCCCTGCCTCCAGTGCCATGGTCCGGCAGGTGCAGGAG GGGCTCAGCCGGGAGGCAGCCAAGAGGCTCCGCTTCGTCCCCGGCCTCGTCTATGTTGAGG AGGGAGCCGTGCgcaggcagagcccagagcagcgGGAGCAGACCCTGGCCCAGATGGAGACCCTGCTGCAGGCCACCGGCTTCCCCTACCACGTGATCCACCTGGAGGAG gcactgcagctgcccCCGTCCATCTTACAGCCGGGGCTGGAGCGCTCCGGCCCGTCCGGCCCTTCCTACAAGGAGGCTGTGGACAGCTTCATCCAGCAGCAGCGGCAGGACGGCGACAGTGGCACTTCTTTGCCTGGCCACAGCACCCAGGACACGCCAGCAGGATCCCCGGCCACCCCCCGCCTGCCGGACGCTGCCCAGACCCAGGAGCTGCTCCGCGGCTTCGAGGCTGCGGGGACGGCGACGGCgcgggaggagctgctgcagatgctgcG GACCCACCTGATCGTGCAGACGGCCCGGGACAGGGGCTACGCCAAGGTGATGATGGGCGAGAGCCTCACGCGCGTGGCCATCAAGCTCCTCACCAACCTGTCCCTGGGGCGCGGCGCCTTCCTCGCCGTCGACACG GGCTTCACGGACCAGCGCCACGGCGACGTGATGGTGGTGAGACCCATGCGGGACTACACGGCCAAGGAGATCGCCTTCTACAACCGCTTCTTCAGCGTCCCCACCGTCAGCGTGCCACCTCTCTTCACCAAG CGCCGGGAGAAGCCCAGCATCCATCAGCTGGTCGAGCGcttcctgctggggctgcaggaggagttCCCCTCCACCATCAGCACCGTGTACCG GACGGGGGAGAAGCTGAGCCCAGAGCCGGCCAAGGCCAGCAGTGAGTCCCAGCGAtgcctcctctgcctctgcGGCCTGGACACTGATGGGG AGGAGGAGTTGGCTCTGGAGCCCACGCTGATCTTGGAGAAACCAGGAGAAGG gactGAGAGCAAAGCTGCCTACATCCCCCTGCTGTGCTACAGCTGCCGCCTCACCTTCAAGGAGCTG GGTCCCCTTGCCACACTGCCACCCTATGTGCGCGCCGAGGGCCAGCGCAGGATCCGCAG AGCTGAGATGGAGCAGAACCAGGAGAACCAAGAGTCCAGCAAAAGCTGA
- the RNF166 gene encoding E3 ubiquitin-protein ligase RNF166 isoform X2 has product MFRSLLVAAAQRPQGSAGPPRTAPGPGPGAAAEALEAQFSCPICLEVFHRAVGIAGCGHTFCGECLQPCLQVPSPLCPLCRVPFDPKKVEKASSVEKQLSSYKAPCRGCSKKVTLAKMRSHVSSCAKVQEQMANCPKFVPVVPTSQPIPSNIPNRSTFVCPYCGARNLDQQELVKHCMENHRNDPNKVHRKDMELLERLQRRSPS; this is encoded by the exons aTGTTCCGGAGCCTGCTGGTGGCGGCGGCGCAGCGGCCGCAGGGCTCGGCCGGGCCCCCCCGCACCGCccccgggcccgggcccggggccgcggccgAGGCGCTGGAGGCGCAGTTCAGCTGTCCCATCTGCCTCGAGGTTTTCCACCGCGCCGTCGGCATCGCGGGCTGCGGGCACAC GTTTTGTGGGGAatgcctgcagccctgcctgcaggtgCCCTCCCCGCTGTGCCCGCTCTGCCGCGTGCCCTTCGACCCCAAAAAGGTGGAGAAGGCTTCCAGCGTGGAGAAACAGCTCTCGTCCTACAAGGCtccctgcaggggctgcagcaagAAG gtgaCCCTGGCCAAAATGCGCTCTCACGTCTCGTCCTGCGCCAAGGTGCAGGAGCAGATGGCCAACTGCCCCAAGTTTGTTCCAGTTGTCCCCACATCCCAGCCTATTCCCAG caacATTCCCAACCGCTCCACGTTCGTGTGTCCGTACTGCGGGGCCCGGAACCTGgaccagcaggagctggtgaagCACTGCATGGAAAACCACCGGAATGACCCCAACAAAGTG cacaggaaggacatggagctgttggagcgaCTCCAGAGGAGATCACCAagttga